From the genome of Mycobacterium dioxanotrophicus, one region includes:
- a CDS encoding TetR/AcrR family transcriptional regulator — translation MTTPRERMVASAALLIRERGAHPTAIADVLQHSGAPRGSAYHYFPGGRTQLLCEAIDYAGDQIAARLARADSAAALLDGMIAGFRKQLLNSDFRAGCPVVAVAVEAGDPDDSDSPVQARAAAAFHRWTAQIVARLHDDGVAADRAEELAMLIISSIEGAVVIARATRDVKPLDLIHRQLREQLAAATH, via the coding sequence GTGACCACACCCCGCGAACGCATGGTGGCCTCGGCCGCGCTGCTGATTCGCGAGCGCGGCGCACATCCGACGGCGATCGCCGACGTGCTGCAGCACAGCGGTGCGCCCCGCGGCTCGGCATACCACTACTTCCCCGGCGGTCGCACCCAATTGCTGTGCGAGGCGATCGATTACGCAGGCGATCAGATCGCCGCGCGGTTGGCTCGGGCAGACAGTGCCGCGGCCCTGCTCGACGGCATGATCGCCGGGTTCCGTAAGCAGCTGCTCAACAGCGACTTCCGCGCCGGATGTCCCGTTGTCGCCGTCGCCGTGGAGGCAGGTGATCCGGACGACAGCGACTCGCCGGTTCAGGCGCGCGCAGCCGCGGCATTTCACCGGTGGACCGCCCAGATCGTCGCGCGCCTGCACGACGACGGTGTGGCGGCCGACCGCGCCGAGGAACTCGCCATGCTGATCATCAGCTCGATCGAAGGCGCGGTCGTTATCGCCCGCGCGACCCGCGACGTCAAGCCGCTGGACCTGATCCACCGTCAATTGCGCGAGCAGCTGGCGGCAGCAACCCACTGA
- a CDS encoding HAD family hydrolase, with amino-acid sequence MGRTLSPPESLAEIGDGPGGARVGAFFDLDGTLVDGFTATAHAGHRIRNRQAAVGEILGIIEASVRYRLGRMPFERLIVRAAGYLRGESLQELDALGEQLFTRHILDRVYPHMREVVRRHQERGHTVVMSSSALTIHAEPVARHLGIDHVLCNHFETDGQGLLTGNVIRPIVWGARKADAVQRFCKDKDVELDRSYFYADGGEDGALMRLVGHPRPVNPRPGLAAVAVERDWPVLTVQRAR; translated from the coding sequence ATGGGCCGCACATTGTCGCCACCCGAATCCCTGGCCGAAATCGGCGACGGGCCAGGCGGCGCCCGGGTGGGGGCGTTCTTCGATCTGGATGGGACGCTCGTCGACGGGTTCACCGCCACGGCCCACGCGGGGCACCGGATCCGCAATCGGCAGGCCGCCGTCGGGGAGATCCTGGGCATCATCGAAGCCTCGGTGCGCTACCGGCTGGGGCGCATGCCGTTCGAGCGGTTGATCGTGCGGGCCGCGGGCTATCTGCGGGGCGAGTCGCTGCAGGAACTCGACGCGTTGGGGGAGCAGCTGTTCACCCGGCACATCCTCGACCGTGTCTACCCGCACATGCGTGAGGTGGTCCGGCGCCACCAGGAGCGCGGCCATACCGTGGTGATGAGCTCGTCGGCGCTGACCATCCACGCCGAACCGGTCGCGCGTCACCTCGGCATCGATCACGTGCTGTGCAATCACTTCGAGACCGACGGCCAGGGCCTGCTGACCGGAAACGTGATCCGGCCCATCGTCTGGGGTGCTCGCAAAGCCGATGCGGTGCAACGGTTTTGCAAGGACAAGGATGTCGAGTTGGATCGCAGTTACTTCTATGCCGACGGCGGCGAGGACGGCGCGCTGATGCGGCTGGTGGGCCATCCCCGGCCGGTGAATCCCCGGCCAGGCCTGGCCGCGGTTGCCGTCGAGCGCGATTGGCCGGTGCTGACGGTTCAGCGGGCGCGCTAG
- a CDS encoding enhanced intracellular survival protein Eis — translation MSAPTADLTLAPSTDADWTAMALLGGTAFGEIGHPDSLAAWRTMVPDGGALVVRDGDDVVGQCFYLNLSLTVSGGAVLPTAGISFVAVAPTHRRRGILRMMYTELHRRIADAGLPIAALTASEGGIYGRFGYGPATGKQLITVDRRFAEFHASVSDPGGVRLVKPTEHRDVFAEIYDRWRLQTPGGLQRPSALWDDLLADRENTRDGCSELFAFVHPDGYVLYRVHGNDPMTIRIWELVAATTDAQVALWRALLGMDLMEKVNIWTHPDDVLPQLLTNPRLVRVTNSTDDLWLRIMDIPAALEARGYQEDLDVVLQVADGGRFALQIRDGRARCTPTDAPADVALDLDVLGSLYLGGYRAEGFATANRLRSNDSALIRRLGGAFAGEVPAVLGYGF, via the coding sequence GTGAGTGCCCCGACCGCTGACCTGACTCTGGCTCCGAGCACCGATGCCGATTGGACGGCGATGGCGCTGCTCGGCGGCACCGCGTTCGGGGAGATCGGGCATCCCGATTCGCTGGCGGCCTGGCGCACCATGGTGCCCGACGGCGGCGCGCTGGTGGTGCGTGACGGCGACGACGTCGTCGGACAGTGCTTCTACCTGAACCTGTCGCTCACCGTGTCCGGTGGTGCCGTGCTGCCCACGGCAGGCATCAGTTTCGTCGCGGTGGCACCGACCCATCGCAGGCGCGGGATCCTGCGGATGATGTACACCGAGCTGCATCGGCGTATCGCCGATGCGGGTCTGCCGATCGCCGCGCTGACCGCGAGTGAAGGCGGCATCTACGGCCGGTTCGGGTACGGCCCGGCGACCGGCAAGCAGTTGATCACGGTCGATCGCCGCTTTGCGGAGTTCCACGCATCCGTCTCCGATCCCGGTGGCGTGCGATTGGTCAAACCGACCGAGCACCGCGACGTCTTCGCCGAGATCTACGACCGGTGGCGGCTGCAGACACCGGGTGGTTTGCAGCGCCCGAGCGCGCTGTGGGACGACCTGCTCGCCGACCGGGAGAACACCCGCGACGGGTGCTCGGAACTGTTCGCGTTCGTGCATCCGGACGGCTACGTGCTCTACCGCGTGCACGGCAACGATCCCATGACCATTCGCATCTGGGAGTTGGTCGCCGCCACCACCGACGCGCAGGTGGCGCTGTGGCGCGCCCTGCTCGGCATGGATCTCATGGAGAAGGTCAACATCTGGACCCATCCCGACGACGTGCTGCCGCAGCTGCTGACCAATCCGAGGTTGGTCCGGGTGACCAACAGCACCGACGATCTGTGGCTGCGCATCATGGACATCCCCGCGGCCCTCGAAGCACGCGGCTACCAGGAGGATCTGGACGTAGTGCTGCAGGTCGCCGACGGTGGACGATTCGCGCTGCAGATCCGCGACGGACGCGCTCGGTGTACGCCCACCGACGCACCGGCCGACGTCGCGCTCGACCTCGACGTGCTGGGCAGCCTGTACCTGGGTGGGTACCGTGCCGAAGGGTTCGCGACGGCAAACCGGTTGCGGAGTAACGACTCTGCACTGATCCGTCGGCTCGGCGGCGCATTCGCCGGCGAGGTGCCCGCTGTCCTGGGTTACGGCTTCTGA
- a CDS encoding molybdopterin oxidoreductase family protein translates to MTVDQWQPTACILCECNCGIVVQTDGRAITKIRGDKDHPASQGYTCNKALRLDHYQSSTNRLTSPLRRRPDGSYEEIDWDTAISEIAGRFLEIRDSHGGDKIFYYGGGGQGNHLGGAYSGAFLKAIGSRYRSNALAQEKTGEAWVDAYLYGGHTRGEFEHCEVAVFVGKNPWMSQSFPRARVVLNEIAKDPGRAMIVIDPVITDTARMADFHLRVRPGTDAWCLAAMAAVLVQENLCDETFLAAHVNGADAVRDVLRQVPVREYAARCGVDEPLLRRAVRRIAAADSVAVFEDLGIQQAPNSTLCSYLNKMLWILTGNFAKRGGQHLHSSFAPLFGSGGVGRSPVTGAPVIAGLVPSNVVPQEILTDHPDRFRAMIVESSNPAHSVADSTAVRAALQSLELLVVIDVAMTETARLAHYVLPAANQFEKAEATFFNLEFPHNTFHLRHRLFEPLPGTLPEPEIWARLVRAVGVIDDAELQPLRRAAREGLDAYAAAFLGAVGANPALGRVLPYVLYETLGPTLPDGLAGAAALWGLAQKTAMSYPDAVRRAGHTDGNALFEAILAGRSGLTFTVHEYRDDFALISHADHKIALDMPEMLDAIRALPTMQAALTTAEFPMVLSAGERRAYTANDIFRDPGWRKRDTQGALRISVEDAHAIGLSDGDRARITTATGSAEATVEISDAMLPGHISLPNGFGLDYTDAEGRAVTPGVAPNELTATRWRDEYAGTPWHKHVPARLERVPVVSAPAI, encoded by the coding sequence ATGACGGTTGACCAATGGCAGCCCACCGCATGCATCTTGTGCGAATGCAACTGCGGCATCGTGGTACAGACCGACGGGAGGGCCATCACCAAGATCCGCGGCGACAAGGATCACCCGGCGTCACAGGGTTACACCTGCAACAAGGCGCTGCGGCTCGACCACTACCAGAGCAGCACCAATCGGCTGACCTCGCCGCTGCGGCGCCGGCCGGATGGATCGTATGAAGAGATCGACTGGGACACAGCCATTTCCGAGATCGCCGGCAGATTCCTTGAGATTCGCGACAGCCACGGCGGCGACAAGATCTTCTACTACGGCGGCGGCGGTCAAGGCAATCACCTCGGTGGCGCGTACAGCGGGGCGTTCCTGAAAGCCATCGGGTCGCGGTACCGGTCGAACGCCTTGGCGCAGGAGAAGACCGGCGAGGCCTGGGTCGATGCGTACCTCTACGGCGGGCACACCCGAGGCGAGTTCGAACACTGCGAGGTAGCGGTGTTCGTCGGCAAGAACCCGTGGATGTCACAGAGTTTCCCGCGGGCTCGGGTGGTGCTCAACGAGATCGCCAAGGATCCCGGCCGCGCGATGATCGTCATCGACCCGGTCATCACCGACACCGCGCGGATGGCCGACTTCCACCTGCGGGTCCGGCCGGGCACCGACGCGTGGTGCCTGGCCGCGATGGCCGCCGTGCTGGTTCAGGAGAACCTGTGCGACGAAACCTTTTTGGCCGCACACGTCAACGGTGCCGATGCGGTCCGCGACGTGCTGCGGCAGGTGCCGGTGCGCGAGTACGCGGCCCGCTGCGGCGTCGACGAGCCCCTGCTGCGCCGGGCGGTGCGCCGGATCGCCGCGGCCGACAGCGTCGCGGTCTTCGAAGATCTCGGCATTCAGCAGGCTCCCAACAGCACACTGTGCTCATACCTCAACAAGATGCTCTGGATCCTGACCGGCAATTTCGCCAAACGCGGTGGGCAGCACCTGCATTCGTCCTTCGCACCGTTGTTCGGCTCGGGCGGGGTCGGCCGTAGCCCGGTCACCGGCGCCCCGGTGATCGCCGGCCTGGTGCCGTCGAACGTGGTGCCGCAGGAGATCCTCACCGACCATCCCGACCGGTTCCGCGCGATGATCGTGGAGAGCAGCAATCCGGCGCACTCGGTCGCCGACTCGACGGCGGTGCGGGCGGCGTTGCAGTCACTGGAACTGCTGGTGGTGATCGACGTCGCCATGACGGAGACCGCGCGCCTGGCCCACTACGTGCTGCCCGCGGCGAACCAGTTCGAGAAGGCCGAAGCGACGTTCTTCAATCTCGAGTTCCCGCACAACACGTTTCACCTGCGCCACCGGTTGTTCGAGCCGCTGCCGGGCACGCTGCCCGAGCCCGAGATCTGGGCCCGGCTGGTGCGGGCTGTCGGCGTGATCGACGATGCCGAGCTGCAGCCGCTTCGTCGTGCCGCGCGCGAGGGGTTGGATGCTTACGCCGCAGCGTTTCTCGGTGCGGTGGGAGCCAATCCAGCGCTGGGCCGGGTGCTGCCGTACGTGCTCTACGAGACACTGGGGCCGACGCTGCCGGACGGTCTGGCCGGTGCCGCGGCGCTGTGGGGCCTGGCCCAGAAGACCGCCATGTCGTACCCGGACGCCGTGCGCCGGGCCGGGCACACCGACGGCAACGCGCTGTTCGAGGCGATCCTCGCCGGGCGGTCCGGGCTGACCTTCACCGTGCACGAGTATCGGGATGACTTCGCCTTGATCAGCCACGCAGATCACAAGATCGCGCTGGACATGCCCGAGATGCTCGATGCCATAAGGGCTTTGCCGACCATGCAGGCGGCGCTGACCACCGCGGAGTTCCCGATGGTGCTCTCCGCCGGGGAGCGGCGGGCCTACACCGCCAACGACATCTTCCGCGACCCCGGCTGGCGCAAGCGGGACACCCAGGGCGCATTACGGATCAGTGTCGAGGATGCCCACGCCATCGGCCTGAGCGACGGTGACCGGGCCCGGATCACCACGGCGACGGGTAGCGCGGAGGCGACCGTGGAGATCAGCGACGCGATGCTGCCCGGGCACATCTCACTACCCAACGGATTCGGTCTGGATTACACCGACGCCGAAGGCCGCGCGGTGACACCGGGAGTCGCTCCCAACGAACTCACCGCCACGCGGTGGCGCGACGAATACGCAGGCACGCCGTGGCACAAGCACGTACCCGCCCGGCTGGAACGGGTCCCAGTCGTCAGCGCGCCCGCGATCTGA
- a CDS encoding nitronate monooxygenase produces the protein MHTALCDELGIEFPIFAFTHCRDVVVAVSKAGGFGVLGAVGFTPDQLEIELNWIDEHIGDHPYGVDIVIPNKYEGMDTNMSADELKTMLQSLVPQEHLDFARKILADHGVPVEHSDDDALQLLGWTEATATPQVEVALRHPKMTLIANALGTPPADMIKHIHDEGRKVAALCGSPSQARKHADAGVDIIIAQGGEAGGHSGEVGSIVLWPQVVKEVAPVPVLAAGGIGSGQQIAAALALGAQGAWTGSQWVMVEESEHTDVQHAAYAKATSRDTVRSRSFTGKPARMLRNDWTEAWENPENPKPLGMPLQYMVSGMAVAATHKYPNESVDVAFNPVGQVVGQFTKVEKTSAVIERWVQEYLEATGRLNELNEAAGV, from the coding sequence ATGCACACCGCACTCTGCGACGAACTCGGTATCGAATTTCCGATCTTCGCCTTCACCCACTGCCGCGATGTCGTGGTGGCCGTGTCCAAGGCCGGTGGGTTCGGCGTCCTCGGCGCGGTCGGCTTCACCCCCGATCAACTCGAGATCGAGCTCAACTGGATCGACGAGCACATCGGCGACCATCCGTACGGCGTCGACATCGTGATCCCGAACAAGTACGAGGGCATGGACACCAACATGTCCGCCGACGAGCTGAAAACCATGCTGCAGTCCCTGGTTCCGCAGGAGCACCTCGACTTCGCCCGCAAGATCCTCGCCGACCACGGCGTGCCGGTCGAACACAGCGACGACGACGCCCTGCAACTGCTCGGCTGGACCGAGGCCACCGCGACACCGCAGGTGGAGGTGGCGCTGCGGCACCCGAAGATGACGCTGATCGCCAACGCGCTCGGCACGCCGCCGGCCGACATGATCAAGCACATCCACGACGAGGGCCGCAAGGTCGCGGCGCTGTGCGGCTCGCCCTCGCAGGCGCGCAAACACGCCGACGCCGGCGTCGACATCATCATCGCCCAGGGCGGCGAGGCCGGCGGGCACAGCGGTGAGGTCGGCTCGATCGTGCTGTGGCCACAGGTGGTCAAGGAAGTGGCCCCGGTCCCGGTGCTCGCCGCGGGCGGGATCGGCAGCGGCCAGCAGATCGCCGCCGCGTTGGCGCTCGGCGCGCAGGGTGCGTGGACCGGATCGCAGTGGGTCATGGTCGAGGAATCCGAACACACCGACGTGCAGCACGCCGCCTACGCCAAGGCCACCAGCCGCGACACCGTCCGCAGCCGGTCCTTCACCGGCAAGCCGGCCCGCATGCTGCGCAACGACTGGACCGAGGCCTGGGAGAACCCGGAAAATCCGAAGCCGCTCGGTATGCCGTTGCAGTACATGGTGTCCGGCATGGCGGTTGCCGCAACGCACAAATACCCGAACGAGAGTGTCGACGTCGCGTTCAACCCGGTGGGCCAGGTCGTCGGGCAGTTCACCAAGGTCGAGAAGACCTCTGCGGTCATCGAACGCTGGGTGCAGGAATACCTGGAGGCCACCGGCCGGCTCAACGAACTCAACGAGGCTGCCGGCGTGTGA
- a CDS encoding glucose 1-dehydrogenase: MGRVDGKVALISGGARGMGAEHARALVAEGAKVVIGDILDDEGKALAAQLGDAVRYVHLDVTDAEQWAAAVATATDEFGLLNVLVNNAGIVALGQIGKFDMAQWQKVIDVNLTGTFLGMQACVKAMKAAGGGSIINVSSIEGLRGAAMVHPYVASKWAVRGLTKSAALELGAKQIRVNSIHPGFIRTPMTEHFPEDMLTIPLGRPGQPEEVSSFVVFLASDESRYATGAEFVMDGGLVNDVPHKL; the protein is encoded by the coding sequence ATGGGACGGGTTGACGGAAAAGTTGCACTGATCAGTGGCGGCGCTCGCGGCATGGGCGCCGAGCATGCCCGCGCGCTGGTGGCCGAAGGTGCCAAGGTCGTGATCGGGGACATCCTCGACGACGAAGGCAAGGCCCTGGCCGCCCAACTCGGCGACGCTGTGCGCTACGTCCACCTCGACGTCACCGACGCCGAGCAGTGGGCGGCGGCCGTCGCGACCGCGACCGACGAGTTCGGCTTGCTCAACGTGCTGGTGAACAACGCGGGCATCGTCGCGCTCGGCCAGATCGGCAAGTTCGACATGGCCCAGTGGCAGAAGGTCATCGACGTCAACCTGACCGGGACGTTCCTGGGCATGCAGGCCTGCGTCAAGGCGATGAAGGCCGCAGGAGGCGGGTCGATCATCAACGTGTCGTCGATCGAGGGACTGCGCGGCGCCGCCATGGTGCACCCGTACGTCGCATCCAAATGGGCCGTGCGTGGCCTGACCAAATCGGCCGCGCTGGAACTGGGCGCCAAGCAGATCCGGGTGAACTCGATCCACCCCGGCTTCATCCGGACCCCGATGACCGAACACTTCCCCGAGGACATGCTCACGATCCCGCTGGGCCGGCCCGGGCAACCCGAAGAGGTCTCCAGCTTCGTGGTGTTCCTCGCCAGCGACGAATCCCGGTACGCCACAGGCGCCGAGTTCGTCATGGACGGGGGCTTGGTCAACGACGTCCCGCACAAGCTCTGA
- a CDS encoding NAD(P)H-dependent amine dehydrogenase family protein, whose translation MAIRVAHIGTGNVGRLALAGLLTNPRYELTTLCVSTEAKVGKDAGELAGLDISTGVAAVDDLDAVIAAKPDCAVYCAMGDTRGPDAITDVVRLLAAGINVVGSAPVVLQYPWHLMPRKYIAGIEEAAEAGGASLFITGVDPGFANDLIPFALAGTCQSIQQVRCMEIADYATYDGVTVMVDVMGFGKPLDETPLLFQPGVLSIAWGTAIRQLAAGLDIEIDDITEVCEREPAPESFDVAAGHIGAGTVAAMRFEIRGMVNGAPVIVIEHVTRLREDLRPDWAQPAQPGGSYRVEIVGEPSYAVDICPSSRKGDHNHAAIVAAAGRIVNAIPDVVAAPPGIRTTLDMPLVTGKGRFGL comes from the coding sequence ATGGCCATCCGCGTCGCGCACATCGGTACCGGCAACGTCGGCAGGCTGGCGCTGGCCGGGCTGCTGACCAATCCCCGCTACGAGCTCACCACGCTGTGCGTATCGACCGAGGCAAAAGTCGGCAAGGACGCGGGTGAGCTTGCCGGGCTGGACATTTCGACGGGCGTCGCCGCGGTCGACGATCTCGACGCGGTGATCGCCGCCAAACCGGACTGTGCCGTGTACTGCGCGATGGGCGACACCCGCGGGCCGGACGCGATCACCGACGTGGTGCGACTCCTGGCGGCAGGCATCAACGTCGTCGGCTCGGCGCCCGTCGTGCTGCAGTACCCGTGGCATCTCATGCCGCGCAAGTACATCGCGGGCATCGAGGAGGCCGCCGAAGCCGGCGGGGCGAGCCTGTTCATCACCGGCGTCGATCCCGGCTTCGCCAACGACCTGATCCCGTTCGCGCTGGCCGGCACGTGCCAGAGCATCCAGCAGGTGCGCTGCATGGAGATCGCCGACTACGCGACCTACGACGGCGTCACGGTGATGGTCGACGTGATGGGCTTCGGCAAGCCGCTCGACGAAACGCCGTTGCTGTTCCAGCCCGGCGTGCTCAGCATCGCGTGGGGTACCGCCATCCGGCAGCTGGCGGCCGGGTTGGACATCGAGATCGACGACATCACCGAGGTGTGCGAAAGGGAGCCCGCACCAGAGTCTTTCGACGTCGCCGCGGGTCACATCGGTGCAGGCACGGTGGCGGCCATGCGATTCGAGATCCGGGGCATGGTCAACGGTGCGCCGGTGATCGTGATCGAGCACGTAACCCGGCTACGTGAGGATCTGCGACCGGATTGGGCGCAGCCCGCCCAGCCGGGCGGGTCGTATCGCGTCGAGATCGTCGGGGAACCGTCCTACGCCGTCGACATCTGCCCCAGCAGCCGCAAGGGCGACCACAACCACGCCGCGATCGTCGCGGCGGCCGGCCGCATCGTCAACGCGATACCCGACGTGGTGGCAGCGCCTCCCGGCATCCGGACGACCCTGGACATGCCGCTGGTGACCGGCAAGGGGCGCTTCGGGCTCTAG
- a CDS encoding glycoside hydrolase family 2 protein yields MCVTDLPVFARPEPPSGRVELSAGWQLSSARDVRAGGAEISTTGFRGDRWHEVEHMPATVLQALEDDGTYPNLYYGENLANVPDDLYRQDWWYRTTFTAPAGSSNYRIEFPGINYRAEVWLNGRQIAGSSEVVGMYTAHELDVTPWLNQGGQNTLAVKVTPEQALQDINGVELADSWWDWINWNRIGYQGPGKNPLRGNSFVADRNAGIFKPVYLSFSGTGVVSDPMVTTELPLPSTDTARLTVYSDVRNTSSTTLRGVVRATISQAGKPDITLDQPVTLGAGERREVKFDPDSYAALTVQHPDLWWPYTMGEPNLYNLHLEFRQYGRATDTDDSRFGIRTITQHRDDDEQYPDLGRGGSFYLTVNGKDLLVRGAAYTPDLLFRYDPQREDAILGYVRDMGLNMLRLEGKFPGDNIIERADELGIPLMYGWMCCNQWEKWSQWDAEDHRVANESLRSQLLTLRGHPSAFIWANGSDGKPPQSVLDAYHGILTDLHWPNAVVDTVSSLARDDDGQPDWDGIHMAGPYTWRPPSYWFSGGYQATRGSNAEQGDNENIPPFASLRKFLPPDKLWPINDTWYFHAGANPSNNSLESIRTAVVRRYGSSPNAEEFARKAQLAHYESTRAQFEAFAAMGWANHKMTIYWMLNNHWPSFFGHLFDYYLRPGGAYFGAKKGLRPLSVVFDSFATGDHNTANITVVNQTPSDQHGLHVRVRTYDLAGRVRDDRTTDTISVPSGGAVRALALPHVVRDSRVFFVRAELLDASGDVVTENTYWQSQQRDDVGNPMNDQAFDLAQTSWADMTPLNTMPPAPLQVSASRTAGPDRTVVAIRLHNPTRQIAFFDRAEVTDTHDGDEILPIEYSDNYVTVYPGETVILTGTISGGEPQANWVRVTGYNSAPVTVPIDESTRR; encoded by the coding sequence GTGTGTGTCACCGACCTGCCCGTGTTCGCTCGGCCGGAGCCGCCGTCGGGCCGCGTCGAGCTGTCGGCAGGATGGCAGCTGAGTTCTGCGCGCGACGTGAGGGCTGGGGGAGCCGAGATCTCCACGACGGGATTCCGCGGGGACCGCTGGCATGAGGTGGAGCACATGCCCGCCACGGTGCTGCAGGCGCTGGAAGACGACGGCACCTACCCCAACCTCTACTACGGCGAGAACCTGGCCAACGTTCCCGACGATCTGTACCGCCAGGACTGGTGGTACCGGACCACGTTCACCGCGCCGGCAGGCAGCTCGAACTACCGCATCGAGTTCCCCGGCATCAACTACCGCGCCGAAGTGTGGCTCAACGGCAGGCAGATCGCGGGCAGCTCCGAGGTGGTCGGCATGTACACCGCCCACGAGCTCGACGTGACGCCATGGCTCAACCAGGGCGGTCAGAACACCTTGGCCGTCAAGGTCACCCCCGAGCAGGCGCTGCAGGACATCAACGGCGTCGAGCTGGCCGACAGCTGGTGGGACTGGATCAACTGGAACCGGATCGGGTACCAGGGGCCGGGCAAGAACCCGCTGCGCGGCAATTCCTTTGTCGCCGACCGCAACGCGGGCATCTTCAAGCCGGTGTATCTGAGCTTCTCCGGTACGGGAGTGGTCAGCGATCCGATGGTGACCACCGAGCTGCCGCTGCCGTCGACCGACACAGCCCGGCTCACCGTGTACAGCGACGTCCGCAACACGTCCTCGACGACGCTGCGCGGCGTGGTGCGTGCGACGATCAGCCAGGCCGGCAAGCCGGACATCACCCTCGACCAACCGGTCACCCTCGGTGCGGGGGAGCGCCGTGAGGTGAAGTTCGATCCGGACTCCTACGCTGCGCTGACGGTGCAGCACCCTGACCTCTGGTGGCCGTACACCATGGGCGAACCCAACCTCTACAACCTGCACCTGGAGTTCCGGCAGTACGGCCGGGCCACCGACACCGACGACTCGCGGTTCGGTATCCGGACCATCACCCAACATCGCGACGACGACGAGCAGTACCCGGACCTGGGCCGTGGTGGCAGCTTCTATCTCACCGTCAACGGCAAAGACCTGCTGGTCCGCGGCGCCGCCTACACCCCGGATCTGCTGTTCCGCTACGACCCGCAACGTGAGGACGCCATCCTCGGCTACGTCCGCGACATGGGCCTGAACATGCTGCGGCTGGAGGGAAAGTTCCCCGGCGACAACATCATCGAACGGGCTGACGAGCTGGGCATCCCGCTGATGTACGGCTGGATGTGCTGCAACCAGTGGGAGAAATGGTCGCAGTGGGACGCCGAGGACCATCGCGTCGCCAATGAGAGCCTGCGCTCGCAGCTGCTGACGCTGCGTGGTCACCCGTCGGCGTTCATCTGGGCCAACGGCAGCGACGGCAAACCGCCGCAGTCGGTGCTCGACGCCTACCACGGCATCCTGACCGACCTGCACTGGCCGAACGCCGTCGTCGACACGGTGTCGTCACTGGCCCGCGACGATGACGGCCAGCCCGACTGGGACGGCATCCACATGGCGGGCCCGTATACCTGGCGCCCACCCAGCTACTGGTTCAGCGGCGGGTATCAGGCCACCCGAGGATCCAACGCCGAGCAGGGCGACAACGAGAACATCCCGCCGTTCGCGAGCCTGCGGAAGTTCCTGCCGCCGGACAAGCTGTGGCCGATCAACGACACCTGGTACTTCCACGCCGGGGCCAACCCCAGCAACAACTCGCTGGAGAGCATCCGCACGGCGGTGGTGCGACGGTACGGTTCGTCGCCCAACGCGGAGGAATTCGCCCGCAAGGCGCAGTTGGCCCACTACGAGTCCACCCGGGCCCAGTTCGAGGCGTTCGCGGCGATGGGCTGGGCGAACCACAAGATGACGATCTACTGGATGCTCAACAACCACTGGCCGTCGTTCTTCGGGCACCTCTTCGACTACTACCTGCGGCCCGGCGGCGCCTATTTCGGCGCCAAGAAGGGCCTGCGCCCCCTGTCGGTGGTGTTCGACTCCTTCGCCACCGGCGACCACAACACGGCGAACATCACAGTCGTCAACCAGACGCCGTCCGACCAGCACGGCCTGCACGTACGGGTGCGCACCTACGACCTGGCCGGGCGGGTGCGGGACGACCGGACCACGGACACCATCTCGGTGCCGTCCGGCGGGGCCGTGCGGGCACTTGCGCTGCCGCACGTGGTCCGCGACTCCCGGGTGTTCTTCGTGCGCGCCGAACTGCTGGACGCCTCGGGTGATGTGGTCACCGAGAACACCTACTGGCAGTCCCAGCAGCGCGACGACGTCGGCAACCCGATGAACGATCAGGCGTTCGACCTGGCCCAGACCAGTTGGGCCGACATGACGCCGCTCAACACGATGCCGCCGGCACCCCTGCAGGTCAGTGCCTCCCGTACGGCCGGACCCGATCGCACTGTGGTGGCGATCCGGTTGCACAACCCCACCCGGCAGATCGCGTTCTTCGATCGCGCAGAGGTCACCGACACCCACGACGGTGACGAGATCCTGCCCATCGAGTACTCCGACAACTACGTCACGGTCTACCCGGGCGAAACGGTGATCCTGACCGGCACGATCAGCGGGGGAGAACCCCAGGCCAACTGGGTTCGGGTGACCGGGTACAACTCCGCGCCGGTGACCGTGCCGATCGACGAGTCCACGCGCCGATAG